A single genomic interval of Anopheles marshallii chromosome 2, idAnoMarsDA_429_01, whole genome shotgun sequence harbors:
- the LOC128708733 gene encoding solute carrier family 25 member 45: MNPMLCDFIAGSFGGACGLLVGHPMDTIKAWQQNSNYGMGSAMYNIIIRNNGLRGFYRGMYFPLLSNGALNSVVFAVYGSHLRYLQKHTRSDRLRKAYWRKHVFLAGSMAGLAQVFLACPIEVVKVRLQTLSFIGHPWACLKDIFRREGFSGIYRGITPMMFRDVLPYGVYMYVYEYMLEIEERLHRLSKERLTGVPIGGALQASLIATAGAVAGVASWMFIVPFDVVKTVMQAETDPSVHKSMMHCFRSMIKKHGWRSLFRGSLVIIARAAPVNSATFLGYEYCLEKCHHLLDEK; the protein is encoded by the exons ATGAATCCGATGCTGTGCGATTTCATTGCCGGTTCCTTCGGTG GGGCCTGCGGTTTGCTGGTTGGCCATCCGATGGACACCATTAAGGCATGGCAGCAGAACTCCAACTACGGCATGGGAAGCGCTATGTACAACATCATCATACGCAACAACGGT CTCCGAGGATTCTATCGTGGAATGTACTTCCCGCTCCTATCGAACGGTGCCTTGAATTCGGTCGTCTTTGCCGTGTACGGTTCCCATCTGCGCTATCTACAGAAGCA CACACGATCGGATCGTCTCCGGAAGGCTTACTGGAGAAAGCATGTGTTCCTGGCAGGTTCCATGGCCGGACTGGCTCAGGTGTTTCTGGCCTGCCCGATCGAGGTGGTAAAGGTACGCCTGCAGACGCTATCCT TTATCGGTCATCCGTGGGCCTGTCTGAAGGATATTTTCCGGCGCGAAGGCTTCTCGGGAATTTATCGTGGCATCACGCCGATGATGTTCCGCGACGTGCTACCGTACGGCGTGTACATGTACGTGTATGAGTACATGCTGGAAATTGAGGAGCGATTGCACCGACTCAGCAAGGAACGGCTTACCGGTGTACCGATCGGTGGCGCGCTTCAAGCATCGTTAATAGCGACGGCAGGTGCCGTTGCCGGTGTTGCCTCGTGGATGTTCATCGTGCCATTCGACGTGGTAAAAACGGTCATGCAGGCAGAAACGGATCCTTCGGTGCACAAAAGCATGATGCACTGTTTCCGATCGATGATCAAG AAACATGGATGGCGCTCACTGTTTCGGGGCAGCCTGGTCATTATTGCCCGTGCAGCACCCGTCAATTCGGCCACCTTTCTCGGATATGAGTACTGCTTGGAGAAGTGTCACCACCTGCTAGATGAGAAGTGA
- the LOC128708450 gene encoding uncharacterized protein LOC128708450, whose translation MSLETVIEKVKARVAAVDPNGPRKVLGVFQFNIKTASGVELYVIDLKQLKVEKGTTATPDVTVTLSVEDLIAVSARTLSVGDALTQGKLEIQGDATLAAKLAEVI comes from the exons ATGTCGCTGGAAACGGTTATCGAAAAGGTGAAGGCACGGGTCGCCGCCGTCGATCCGAACGGACCCCGGAAGGTGCTGGGTGTGTTCCAGTTTAACATCAAAACCGCATCCGGCGTTGAGCTGTACG TGATCGATCTGAAGCAGTTGAAGGTGGAGAAGGGCACGACGGCGACACCGGACGTGACTGTTACCCTGAGCGTGGAGGACCTGATCGCGGTCAGTGCCCGTACGCTGTCCGTGGGCGATGCGCTAACGCAGGGTAAACTTGAGATTCAGGGCGATGCCACGTTGGCTGCCAAGTTGGCCGAAGTCATCTAG
- the LOC128707765 gene encoding uncharacterized protein LOC128707765: MKCDAVIEKIKARVAAIDPNGPRKVLGVFQLNIEAADGLHEIIVDLKALKVSDGKASSPDVVINLKDEDFIAIGTKQVPVKDAVAQGKVSMTGDQNLFQALVDAI; encoded by the exons ATGAAGTGCGACGCTGTGATCGAGAAAATCAAGGCCCGCGTTGCCGCGATCGACCCGAACGGTCCGCGCAAGGTACTCGGTGTGTTCCAGCTGAACATTGAAGCTGCCGACGGCCTGCACGAAATTA TTGTCGACCTGAAGGCACTGAAGGTGTCCGACGGTAAGGCCAGCTCGCCCGATGTGGTGATCAACCTGAAGGATGAGGACTTTATCGCCATCGGTACGAAGCAGGTCCCGGTGAAGGATGCCGTCGCCCAGGGCAAGGTGTCGATGACCGGTGATCAGAACCTGTTCCAGGCGCTGGTCGATGCGATCTAA
- the LOC128708463 gene encoding uncharacterized protein LOC128708463 produces MASIRHTVRPAWPLPLQLIIGGICVLLMLQDHPHHVAEATIPTIDNIVKILQSPVVQQLILPRPLVAADPSVVANEPATMPAPVKKDPKKPSHMSDDKEKAPSKDRQEQNGAQDESVRTFLIPRTRSLPGCPLCDASVYSYCDEKVYHDACCCGSINGAAPFGGGGGGFGGFGGFGRQGVGRQGFGGGGCGYQGCSFLYANSCYEHQLIVNCCCNSPY; encoded by the exons ATGGCATCGATAAGGCACACGGTTCGACCGGCATGGCCGCTACCGTTGCAGCTGATAATCGGCGGCATTTGTGTGCTGCTGATGCTACAGGATCATCCCCATCATGTGGCGGAGGCCACGATACCGACGATTGATAATATCG TAAAAATCCTACAATCACCCGTCGTGCAGCAACTGATTCTTCCCCGACCACTGGTAGCCGCCGATCCGAGTGTTGTTGCAAACGAACCAGCAACCATGCCAGCCCCGGTCAAGAAGGATCCCAAAAAACCATCGCACATGAGCGACGACAAGGAAAAAGCGCCTTCGAAAGACAGACAGGAACAAAACGGTGCTCAGGATGAAAGTGTCCGTACGTTCCTGATACCGCGCACCCGCTCCCTGCCGGGTTGTCCGCTGTGCGATGCATCGGTTTACAGTTACTGCGACGAAAAGGTGTACCATGACGCGTGCTGCTGTGGTTCCATCAACGGGGCGGCAccgttcggtggtggtggtggtggatttgGCGGATTCGGAGGATTCGGTCGGCAAGGTGTCGGTCGACAAGGTTTCGGTGGCGGCGGTTGCGGATACCAAGGTTGCTCCTTCCTGTACGCCAACTCTTGCTACGAACACCAGTTGATAGTGAACTGTTGCTGCAATTCGCCATACTAG
- the LOC128715942 gene encoding uncharacterized protein LOC128715942, with protein MHVLCSRANRKRTIHSPFCLRLLKVTKAADGLHEIIVDLKALKVSDGKAGSPDVVINLKDEDFIAIGTKQVPVKDAVAQGKVSMTGDQNLFQALVDAI; from the exons ATGCACGTATTATGCAGCAGAGCAAATCGTAAACGTACGATTCACAGCCCGTTCTGCCTTCGGTTACTAAAGGTTACTAAAGCTGCCGACGGCCTGCACGAAATTA TTGTCGACCTGAAGGCACTGAAGGTGTCGGACGGTAAGGCCGGCTCGCCCGATGTGGTGATCAACCTGAAGGATGAGGACTTTATCGCCATCGGTACGAAGCAGGTCCCGGTAAAGGATGCCGTCGCCCAGGGCAAGGTGTCGATGACCGGTGATCAGAACCTGTTCCAGGCGCTGGTCGATGCGATCTAA
- the LOC128710378 gene encoding autophagy-related protein 2 homolog A codes for MPWYAPWSDVIKKKICRFLLQRYLGQFLEEKLTLDQLNVDFYNGTGTVHNVTLYCQALNELCEGQGWGIEVTGGHIGSVTVNVPYDSLLAKDSSLEVSNLTISLRPKARPTDGTSMLESMWSSMSSSMQLAQEYLERESTGGSIADGHSTHGGHGRGVSATVTGQQLPASAMEGLENFAQIIDNVLNRIKAKLYDSEIRIEYLSPEGDRGVAVIVKIKSIDYQNEAGNDPPDRSPKTSTSSSSGSDVSDHTITGGSRHQQQQKSFLIATHATHHITIEGITFYTEEFRIHNPRTRRHQQQQRTADAEPSVLPSYGESMIDSEQFRSTISHMSEGGGSPPNLLASGGVGGIDGDGYFSYSNTSVCDNSGPNSRGTEFYRRSNSSGTDRETDPSEEEDPESEDDLGESGVRMYRSGEIIVGKITSKQEIRLKMKQADNLPGPNVELELSVGSIQLFLTPRQLHSLVLVCDSFLGGNEEPPPRPTAREMKTSAGRRHEATSTAEMEFQQNMTRMGGGIGINQGWSLADPMQTMIEEQAEFLQRDAYRGDDGGENYSESIISSTSSMTSSFTSNSTSSRTTATSAASRRRMIDPDANADISKFNVRVAAVALVLLHEDILLESSQLGAVESPLSEASVQQLQTKADRFFRSIGNLGLGLGANDINNAGLILDSGCDCNHLRLLLAPLILEGDEQRNRCGSLLRFSISIARADLREVLLEVSVPLVEFYREQLPTSSGSSLPKRPEISITFEQSCNALRGTSGKRFSPPRTKIHVMMAPFLTEFDITILDRLSSLLYQAPFTSYYHNTGSATTAVPSPSSPSSGRSKLEAKTDLQLESLAVDFRLRFPIPDLRPIHDPQRVPWWRRNIRPDFLLLKLEQVRTGIALSPHPVYDISANEIKLFYYEAEPKGPPNGSGGVGGVNIGKTVMQENAAPGQVPAVEYPRIIIEIPSECSLQKALEEPAQCGTDKGTKCTTGAAKSYAPKASSGHRNYEESDSDPTSGESFGVTTGRCKEDTPFSAKRVCRESDTPHSKSSASGISDTPETLTLPGDTDEMNTFCSCAMKRAKLQIRVDLPVVSLQLKSKHLYEVIYNRISTDLLLWEPSAPSATAAAEAQSNAQHSARVSFREPEISLAGMGMMDSIYMPYTMCQSGIQLDSSSSATNSESESDSDGIFYSVYDRTRSGNPDTGGASGAGRKSSSHSHRSSSHGGKQALAASGVDRDANSIAFRLNIGQGVLTMFAPVRDAQKHVIPGQFGEFVIRLNSAYIFSVSGFHGNTNLGYLCIQAKSAEFYHCGLIPTPSNNPPLRLINSVLPSYLQSTLYPTPKSLTLHEQRGCANREMLSLAIQIKSVPDLAIKRIRLAAGIQLTTLRHHSTLQQHAWLTQLLDMLDVVDYPVQGYVPLGVVTEMHLHLWDCAIDYRPLYFPYRAVITIGSFMISSNITTASSGLTLNFIAEDVTLSLAPQQITISSNGGKDSSSSSGHQVAQNSSKITVLPSNELVCVLEVGLFEISLMLNERVTVKFPKFDLRTAINDVHVRTCADSARALAQLIGYLAAEGDLLLPEGDAGADISASGGGISLAGGSDTAIGGSGALEQHDVGNMQGLPMGGESEGELLPVRPPSSASGPVVTPKQQQHVNTLMADAMEESLYIESTAGGTGAGDDALLEGGAGVEMFFFPDERQRRNKDEKDPRSGTIVSDSNSNKRRFGSDDDSLSIDDGSSIPSSYHDDDHYLRQHDQHLHHTNLTGADVDDDNASVNMRELMNFERSVLGQHPINYGIGDDDDDDTGVEALPQVAKELGDVNKLNQQRVESNVAGSGSHFAQRKISSDTDDDFCIIADEERPHRDDSHNQEVPVSEDPIRIVDNHFSIPSGKPDLLKAPEDFPSAVERYTICEMTVTWHIYGGRDFLTKEDRRRKVKQPMTSGTVSKAEKHTTVASTAGTVHLPTALPMSEAYKSGVSYSKGSPSVSFGGPTSAALAKLTWKTRGGPDRKHDVTMEIHISKVQFSHETYPSNTKEASRQVLLINELEIVDGLAVSNIKKFLYHPKLPSRPTSKQSTNHMVVIKALHMRPNPALSAQECCLRVSVLPIRLNIDQDSLLFLINYFNQLGGGGDINEANLPPVGPTGGRASQTATPAHQPPVMTVESIPDAVQELQAKKMVSENLMLLIEEEEKLKDTQEGAAYSEAGDSTPIYFRNVIFSPDVPIRIDYHGKRMELSHGSLAGLLMGLGQLQCSEIRLKKISYRHGLLGVDRLLNFLLQEWLQDIKKHQLPKIIGGFGPMYSLVQLLQGIWDLFWLPIEQYQKDGRIVRGLQRGAQSFTARTALAALEITTRIIHLLQITAETAYDMISPGPSIRRGRGNRKGKRKRLHPPQDIREGMSNAIQIVREGITETAHNLVEITALEHDQKGYTGAVGAVMRQIPPIVVQPIVLATQATSNVLGGVKNQLVPDARAEAREKYKDDVE; via the exons GCTCTAAATGAACTGTGCGAAGGACAAGGATGGGGCATCGAGGTAACGGGAGGCCACATTGGCTCGGTGACGGTGAACGTACCGTACGATTCCCTGCTCGCCAAGGACAGCTCTCTCGAGGTGTCGAATCTAACGATAAGCTTGCGACCGAAGGCACGACCAACCGATGGCACCTCGATGCTGGAATCCATGTGGTCGTCCATGTCCAGCTCCATGCAGCTGGCACAGGAATATCTGGAACGGGAAAGCACTGGTGGCAGCATAGCGGACGGTCACTCCACACACGGTGGCCATGGACGGGGTGTCAGTGCGACCGTCACCGGCCAACAGTTGCCCGCGAGTGCCATGGAAGGGTTGGAAAACTTCGCACAAATCATTGACAACG TGCTAAATAGGATTAAGGCCAAACTTTATGACAGCGAAATTAGAATAGAATATTTGTCACCTGAAGGAGACCGAGGAGTTGCTGTGATAGTGAAAATCAAAAG TATCGATTACCAGAATGAAGCTGGTAATGATCCGCCAGATCGTAGCCCGAAAACGTCCACGTCATCGTCATCCGGATCGGATGTGTCAGATCACACCATCACTGGTGGCAGCaggcaccagcagcagcaaaaatcgTTCCTAATTGCGACACACGCCACGCATCACATTACGATCGAAGGCATCACATTCTACACGGAAGAATTTCGGATACACAATCCGCGTACGCGCcgccatcagcaacagcagcgtaCGGCGGATGCGGAACCGAGCGTGTTACCATCGTACGGTGAAAGTATGATAGACAGTGAACAGTTCCGCAGCACGATCTCACACATGTCGGAAGGTGGTGGTTCACCGCCGAACTTACTGGCTAGTGGCGGTGTCGGTGGCATCGATGGGGACGGATACTTTAGCTATAGCAACACAAGCGTATGTGATAATAGTGGCCCTAACAGCCGAGGGACGGAGTTTTATAGGCGTAGCAACAGTAGCGGTACGGATCGTGAAACGGATCCTAGTGAAGAGGAAGATCCAGAGAGTGAGGACGACCTAGGGGAGTCAGGCGTGCGAATGTATCGGTCTGGAGAGATCATTGTTGGGAAGATCACGTCAAAGCAGGAGATCCGCCTGAAGATGAAGCAGGCAGACAATCTGCCCGGCCCAAACGTGGAGCTGGAGTTGTCCGTTGGTTCGATCCAGCTATTCCTGACACCGCGCCAGCTGCATTCGCTAGTATTGGTTTGCGATAGTTTCCTGGGCGGAAATGAAGAACCACCGCCACGGCCAACGGCACGGGAGATGAAAACTAGTGCCGGCAGGCGGCATGAAGCAACATCGACTGCCGAAATGGAATTCCAACAAAACATGACACGAATGGGCGGTGGAATCGGCATTAATCAGGGCTGGTCTCTAGCCGATCCGATGCAGACGATGATCGAGGAGCAGGCCGAATTTTTGCAACGAGACGCCTACCGGGGCGATGATGGCGGTGAAAACTACTCCGAATCAATCATATCATCCACCAGCTCCATGACCAGCTCGTTCACGTCGAACAGTACTTCGTCAAGAACGACGGCAACATCGGCCGCTAGCCGTAGACGCATGATCGATCCGGATGCGAATGCGGACATTTCAAAGTTCAACGTTCGCGTAGCGGCCGTCGCATTGGTACTGCTGCATGAAGACATTCTGCTGGAAAGTAGTCAGCTAGGTGCGGTGGAATCACCTCTTTCCGAAGCAAGCGTCCAGCAGCTGCAAACGAAGGCGGATCGATTCTTCCGTTCCATCGGTAACTTGGGGCTTGGGCTCGGTGCTAATGACATTAACAATGCCGGGCTTATCCTGGACAGTGGATGCGACTGTAACCATCTGCGGTTACTTCTTGCTCCGCTTATTCTCGAAGGTGACGAGCAACGGAACAGGTGCGGATCATTGTTACGGTTTTCGATATCCATCGCCCGAGCCGATCTACGCGAGGTACTGCTGGAGGTTTCCGTTCCACTGGTGGAATTTTATCGAGAACAGCTGCCTACCAGTTCCGGTAGTTCATTGCCCAAGCGGCCAGAAATTAGTATAACCTTCGAGCAAAGCTGCAATGCTTTACGGGGCACAAGTGGCAAACGGTTTTCACCTCCACGCACGAAAATACACGTCATGATGGCACCGTTCCTGACAGAATTTGACATTACCATCCTGGATCGATTGAGTTCGTTGCTGTACCAAGCGCCTTTCACATCCTACTATCATAATACGGGTAGCGCCACGACCGCTGTACCATCACCAAGCAGTCCCTCTTCTGGTCGCTCTAAGCTCGAGGCCAAAACTGACCTGCAGCTAGAATCGCTAGCGGTAGACTTCCGATTGCGTTTTCCTATACCCGATCTACGACCGATTCACGATCCCCAGCGAGTACCATGGTGGCGGCGTAACATTCGGCCCGATTTTCTACTACTGAAGCTGGAACAGGTGCGCACAGGGATTGCGTTAAGTCCGCACCCAGTGTATGACATTTCGGCGAACGAAATCAAGCTGTTCTACTACGAGGCGGAACCGAAAGGACCACCAAACGGTTCGGGCGGTGTCGGAGGTGTAAATATAGGCAAAACTGTGATGCAAGAGAATGCTGCTCCCGGGCAGGTTCCGGCGGTGGAATATCCGCGAATAATAATCGAGATCCCGAGCGAATGTTCGTTGCAGAAAGCACTGGAAGAACCCGCCCAGTGCGGCACTGACAAGGGCACAAAGTGTACCACCGGTGCTGCTAAATCGTACGCACCGAAAGCAAGTTCCGGACATCGCAATTACGAGGAGAGTGACAGTGATCCAACTTCTGGTGAAAGCTTCGGTGTCACTACAGGACGCTGTAAGGAGGACACACCGTTCAGTGCAAAACGTGTGTGTAGGGAAAGTGATACACCGCACTCGAAGTCATCCGCGTCGGGTATTTCGGACACACCGGAGACACTCACACTACCAGGTGACACGGACGAAATGAATACGTTCTGTTCGTGTGCGATGAAACGGGCAAAGTTGCAGATTCGCGTGGATCTTCCCGTGGTTAGCTTGCAGCTAAA ATCGAAACATTTGTATGAAGTTATCTACAATCGTATCAGCACGGACCTGCTGCTCTGGGAACCAAGTGCTCCTTCGGCGACGGCTGCGGCTGAGGCGCAATCAAATGCACAGCATTCAGCCCGAGTTTCTTTCCGCGAGCCAGAAATCAGTCTCGCTGGCATGGGCATGATGGACTCCATATACATGCCCTACACAATGTGCCAAAGTGGTATCCAACTGG ATTCCAGCTCGTCCGCAACCAATTCCGAATCAGAGTCCGACTCCGATGGTATTTTCTACTCGGTGTACGATCGTACACGCAGTGGCAACCCCGATACCGGTGGTGCTAGCGGAGCTGGACGTAAATCGTCTTCACATTCACATCGAAGCTCGTCGCACGGTGGTAAGCAGGCACTGGCTGCCAGTGGCGTTGATCGTGATGCAAACAGCATAGCATTCCGCTTGAATATCGGCCAAGGTGTGCTAACGATGTTCGCACCCGTCCGGGACGCGCAAAAGCATGTCATTCCGGGCCAGTTTGGAGAGTTTGTGATTCGATTGAATTCGGCGTACATATTCTCCGTGAGCGGCTTCCACGGCAATACGAATCTGGGTTACCTGTGCATACAGGCGAAGTCGGCCGAATTCTACCATTGTGGGTTGATTCCGACACCCAGCAACAATCCACCGCTGCGTTTGATAAACAGTGTGTTACCATCGTATCTGCAGAGTACGCTGTATCCGACACCGAAAAGTTTAACCCTACACGAACAGCGTGGTTGTGCGAATCGGGAGATGCTTTCGCTTGCAATCCAGATTAAATCTGTGCCCGATTTGGCGATCAAACGCATCCGGCTGGCGGCCGGCATACAGTTGACTACGCTGCGGCACCATTCCACATTGCAGCAACATGCGTGGCTTACGCAGCTGCTCGACATGCTGGATGTGGTGGATTATCCCGTGCAGGGATACGTACCGCTTGGTGTAGTTACGGAAATGCATCTGCATTTGTGGGACTGTGCAATCGATTATCGGCCACTATACTTCCCTTACCGTGCGGTCATAACGATTGGCTCGTTCATGATTAGCAGCAACATCACGACGGCCAGCAGTGGTCTTACGCTGAACTTTATTGCCGAAGATGTAACGCTTAGCCTCGCACCGCAACAAATCACGATCTCGTCGAACGGTGGAAAGGATTCATCTAGCAGTAGCGGACATCAAGTGGCACAGAACAGTAGCAAGATAACCGTACTACCGTCGAACGAATTGGTATGCGTGCTGGAGGTAGGACTGTTCGAGATTTCCCTGATGCTTAATGAACGGGTGACGGTGAAATTTCCAAAGTTTGATTTGCGCACTGCCATCAACGATGTGCACGTGCGGACGTGTGCCGATTCTGCCCGTGCATTGGCACAGCTGATCGGGTATCTGGCAGCAGAAGGTGATCTGCTGTTGCCGGAAGGTGATGCCGGTGCGGACATTTCTGCGAGTGGAGGTGGAATCTCGTTAGCGGGAGGATCGGACACTGCAATCGGTGGAAGTGGTGCATTAGAGCAGCACGATGTTGGCAACATGCAAGGACTGCCGATGGGTGGTGAATCGGAGGGTGAGCTGTTACCGGTACGTCCACCATCCAGCGCCAGTGGACCGGTTGTGACGccgaagcagcaacagcacgtTAACACCCTTATGGCCGATGCAATGGAAGAAAGCCTGTACATTGAAAGCACCGCAGGTGGTACCGGAGCGGGAGACGACGCGTTGCTTGAGGGTGGTGCTGgagtggaaatgtttttcttccccgaCGAGCGGCAACGGCGAAATAAGGACGAAAAGGATCCACGTAGCGGTACGATCGTGTCGGACAGCAATAGCAATAAGCGGCGCTTCGGTTCGGACGATGATTCGTTAAGTATCGATGATGGTTCGAGCATACCGTCATCCTaccatgatgatgatcattatTTGAGACAGCACGACCAGCACCTCCATCACACAAATCTCACCGGAGCTGACGTGGACGATGATAACGCGAGTGTGAATATGCGCGAGCTGATGAACTTTGAGCGATCGGTACTTGGGCAGCATCCGATCAATTACGGCATaggagatgatgatgacgatgatacGGGTGTCGAGGCGCTACCACAGGTTGCGAAAGAACTAGGCGACGTGAACAAACTGAACCAACAGCGCGTGGAATCTAACGTGGCCGGCAGCGGGTCTCATTTCGCTCAGCGTAAAATCAGCTCGGATACCGACGATGATTTCTGTATCATCGCAGATGAGGAGCGTCCCCATCGGGATGATTCCCACAACCAGGAGGTGCCAGTGTCGGAAGATCCCATTCGCATTGTGGACAATCATTTCAGCATACCGAGCGGAAAGCCCGACCTGTTAAAAGCTCCGGAAGATTTCCCCAGCGCAGTGGAACGGTACACAATCTGTGAGATGACCGTAACGTGGCACATTTACGGTGGACGAGATTTTCTCACCAAAGAGGATCGACGTCGTAAGGTGAAGCAACCGATGACGAGTGGGACGGTGAGCAAAGCAGAGAAACATACAACCGTAGCTAGTACGGCGGGTACCGTCCATCTTCCTACCGCTTTGCCGATGTCGGAAGCGTATAAATCGGGTGTAAGCTATTCGAAGGGATCACCGTCGGTGAGCTTTGGCGGGCCGACCAGTGCAGCATTGGCTAAGCTAACGTGGAAAACGCGCGGCGGTCCGGATCGTAAGCACGATGTGACGATGGAAATTCACATCAGCAAGGTACAGTTTTCGCACGAAACTTACCCTTCCAATACGAAGGAAGCATCCCGGCAGGTGCTGTTGATCAACGAGCTGGAGATCGTGGACGGGCTGGCCGTGTCGAATATAAAGAAATTTCTGTACCACCCGAAACTGCCCAGCCGCCCAACGAGCAAGCAGAGCACGAATCACATGGTCGTTATTAAGGCGCTGCACATGCGCCCGAATCCGGCACTGTCGGCCCAGGAATGTTGTCTGCGTGTTTCCGTACTACCGATACGGCTCAACATCGATCAAGACTCGCTGCTGTTTTTGATCAACTATTTCAATCAGCTCGGTGGTGGGGGCGATATTAATGAGGCAAATCTACCGCCCGTGGGACCAACCGGTGGTCGTGCCTCTCAGACAGCGACACCGGCCCATCAGCCACCGGTAATGACGGTAGAATCGATTCCGGATGCGGTGCAGGAACTGCAAGCGAAAAAGATGGTGTCCGAGAATTTGATGCTGCTTATagaggaggaagaaaagcTGAAGGACACTCAGGAAGGTGCCGCTTACAGCGAGGCGGGTGATTCGACACCGATCTACTTCCGCAATGTGATCTTCAGTCCGGACGTACCGATTCGCATCGATTACCACGGCAAGCGGATGGAGCTATCGCACGGTTCGCTGGCCGGTTTGTTGATGGGACTGGGACAGTTGCAGTGTTCGGAAATTCGGTTGAAAAAAATCTCCTACCGTCACGGGTTGCTCGGTGTGGATAGGTTGTTGAACTTCCTGCTGCAAGAGTGGTTGCAGGATATTAAGAAACATCAGCTGCCGAAGATTATCGGTGGTTTTGGACCAATGTACTCGCTGGTGCAGCTTC TGCAAGGCATTTGGGATTTGTTCTGGTTGCCGATCGAGCAGTATCAAAAGGATGGCCGAATCGTTCGAGGATTGCAACGCGGAGCACAAAGTTTTACGGCCCGTACGGCACTGGCAGCACTGGAGATAACTACCCGTATCATACACCTACTGCAG ATTACGGCCGAAACGGCCTACGATATGATTTCGCCCGGACCATCGATCCGTCGCGGTAGGGGCAATCGCAAGGGAAAGCGGAAGCGTCTACATCCGCCGCAAGATATTCGCGAGGGCATGTCCAACGCCATACAGATAGTACGAGAG GGAATCACGGAGACGGCACACAATCTAGTGGAGATCACTGCCCTCGAGCATGATCAGAAAGGTTACACGGGAGCCGTTGGTGCGGTAATGCGCCAAATACCCCCGATCGTGGTGCAGCCCATTGTGTTGGCCACACAAGCCACGAGCAACGTGCTCGGCGGTGTGAAAAATCAGCTCGTACCGGATGCACGTGCTGAAGCGCGGGAAAAGTATAAGGACGATGTGGAGTAA